The following nucleotide sequence is from Paeniglutamicibacter kerguelensis.
CGCAGAGCAGCAATGATGCCAAGGGATCGTGGCTGCCCGAGAAACGCAATTCATCGGTCTTGAAGAACGCAAGATCCGCTTGCTTGCCGACAGCGATGGTGCCGATGTCGGTCCGCCCGAGCACCTTGGCCGAACCCTCGGTGGCCCATCCAAGGGCCCTTTCCACGGGAACATCGGCGCCGTAGCGCAGCCGCTGAAGGTAGAGGGCCTGGCGCGCTTCGAGGATCATGTTGGAACCGTCGTTGGAGGCCGAACCGTCGACACCCAGTCCGACGGGGACCCCCGCCGCTTCGAGTTCCAACACGCGTGCTATGCCCGACGAAAGCCTCATGTTCGAGGTTGCGCAGTGGGCCACGGCCGTCCCCGCTGCCCCAAGCTGGCGGATCTCCGCGTCATTGAAATGAATGCCGTGACCGAGCCACGTTTGTGGTCCGAGCCAGCCCACGCTTTCCAGGTAATCGAGGAGCCGCAGGCCAAACTTGGAGAGGCAGAATTCTTCCTCGTCCAGGGTCTCGGCCAGGTGGGTGTGCAGGCGGACATCGAATTGCCCGGCGAGTTTTGCGCTTTCGCTCATGGCCTGGGTCGTGACCGAGAACGGGGAGCAGGGGGCCAACGCGATCTGAATCGAGGCTCCTGCCCCGCGCTCATGATAGGTCTCGATCAACCGCTGGCTGTCGGCCAGGACAACGTCCAAATCCTGCACCGTCGACTGCGGCGGAAGCCCGCCGTCGTCTTCGCCCAGCGTCATCGACCCTCGGGTCAGCGTTGCCCGCATGCCAAAGTCCCTGACCGCTGCGACCTCGATGTCGATCGATTCATCCATGCCGTCGGGGAAGAGGTAGTGGTGGTCGGCCGCCGTGGTGCATCCCGAGAGAAGCAATTCAGCCAGGGCGACGCGCACGGCGGCGTCGAGGGCATCGGGGGTCAATCGCGCCCAAACCTTGTAGAGATTCTGCAGCCACGGGAAGAGCGGGGCATTTGCGGCCGGGCCCCAGGCGCGGGTCAGTGTCTGGTAAAAGTGGTGGTGCGTGTTGATTAGTCCCGGCGTGATGACGTGGTTGCTTGCGTCGAAGACCTCGGCGTAAGGGGTCGTCGGGACCTTGCCGGCCGGGACCAGCTCGACAATCAGGTTGTCCCGGACAACGATGCCGCTGGCAGCGTCGGTGGTACTTAGGATTCCTTGCGGGTTCTTGATCCACAGGGCAGTCATGTTCGGCATGGCCGACATTCCTTTCGTTGAGAAAAGATAAATGTCAGCTCAGTTATGCCTGTCTGCTGATCCAGGACGCCATGGCGTGCTTAGGAGACTAGCAATGTGATGCGCATCTCGGCAAGGCTTGTTTGGAAATTTGTTTTTGCATCGTGAAAAAGGCGTGCAATTTGCCGGAGCAAATTGCACGCCTTTTGGTGGAAATACGACTAGGTCCTTAGACGCGTTCGCGTTCCGAATCGGGGGCGCGCTTGGGAAGGCTGCGTCCGCCGAAGAACTCGGGCCGCCGCACTGCCGCGCCCACCAGGAACAGGGCGCCCAGGGCGATGATGCCCACGCCGATGACAAACACCAACCCGATCCCGAAGACCTCCGAGCCCGACCCGTAGGCCGGGTCCCAGGAGTCGACGGCCGTCTGGATGAAGACTGCAACCAGTGCGATGCCGCCCAGCAGCGGGGCAAGCAGGCGCAGCAGGAAATTGCGCAGCGAGTCCAGCGCGGTGTGCCTGAAATACCAGACGCAGGCCAGTGCCGTGATGCCGTAGTAGAAGCAGATCATCATGCCCAGCGCCAGGATGGTGTCGTTCAGGACGTTGTTGCTCAACACCCGCATCAACGCGTAGAAGCCGGCCGAGACGCCGCCGGCGACGATGGTGGCAAAGGCGGGGGACTTGAACTTGTTGAGCGAGCTGAATCGCTTGGGCAGCGCGCCGTGGTGCGAGATCGCGAGCAGCGAGCGAGCCGGAGAGATCATGGTGGACTGCAGCGAGGCCGCGCAGGAGGAGAGTACCGCCAGCGAAAGCAGGATCGCGAACGGGCCCATGACCGGGGTGGCGATGGCGGTGAAGACGTTTGCGGAGTTCTCCGGGTTGCGCAAGCCCAGCCCGGTGTCGCCGACGCCGGCAAACATCACCGTGGCGATGGAACCGAGCAGGTAGATGGCCAGCACGCCGACGGCGGTCAGCGCCGCGGCCATGCCGGAAGTCTTCTCGCCGTTCTTGGTTTCCTCGGTCATGGTCAGACATACGTCCCAGCCCCAGAAGGCAAAGATCGACAGGCTCAGGCCCACTGCGAAGGCCGAGAAGGAATCAATGTGCATCGGGTTGAACCAGGAGGCGTCAAAGGCCAGATGCCCCGGCTGGTCGGCGGCTTTGGAGAACGCGCTGATGGCAAACCAGGCGAGCACCGCCAGCTGGAATCCCACCAGGACGTATTGGACCAAACGCGTGGTGGTCAGCCCGCGGCAGGCGATGAAGACTGCCGCTCCGACGAAGGCCAGGCAGGTGAGGATGTTGATTGCGTTGTTGCCGGACAAGTCGGCCAGTGCCGGGTTTCCCGTGGCTTGGGCCAGGAAGAGGTAGAAGAAGTCCACCGCGACGCCGGCAAGGTTGGACAGCACGATGATGTTGGCCGCCAGCAGGCCCCATCCGCCCAGCCAGCCCAGGGCAGGGCCGAAGGCCTGGCTCACCCAAGTGAAGGTGGTGCCCGAATCGGGGGTGTCTGCGTTCAGTTCCCGGTAGGCCAGTGCGACCAGGAACATCGGGATGAAGCCGATGATGAAGATGGCCGGCAACTGGGTGCCGATGGCTTGTACCGTGGGGCCCAGCGAGGAGGTCAGCACGTAGGCCGGGGCGATGGTGGAGATGCCGATCATCACCGCGGCGAAGAGTCCCAGCTGGCCGGATGCCAGGCCCTTGCCGCGCACCAGGCCCGAGGCCGCGGAGGGCGCCGGGGTTGTTGCGGCCGAATTCTTCAGCGTGGACTGGCTCATGACTCGTCGTCCTTTGTCGCTGGTTCCTGCTGGGTGATGCAGTGGATTCCGCCGCCGCGGGCAAATAACTCGCGGGCGTCGACACCGACGACCTTGCGTCCCGGGTAGGCGTCGGCCAGCACGGCAAGGGCCTTTTCGTCGTTGGGGTCGTTGAACGTGCAGGCTACGACGCCGCCGTTGATGACCAGGTGGTTGATGTAGCTGTAGTCCACGAACCCTTCCTCGTCGCGCAGCGTGGCAGGGGCAGGGACCTCGATGACGTTGAACGGGCGGCCGGCTGCGTCGGTGGCCCCGTGGAAGGAAGTGATGATTTCGCGGCTGATTGCGTGGTCGGGGTGTTCCGGGTTGTGCTGGGTGTGGACCAGGACGTTTCCGGGGGAGGGGATGGTGGCAACGATGTCCACGTGGCCGCGGGTGCCGAATTCCTCGGAGTCGCGGCTCAGGCCGCGGGGCAGCCAATGGACCTTGGTGGCCCCGAGGGTGCGGGCGAACTCGGCCTCGACCTCTTCCTTGGTGATCCCGGGGTTGCGTCCGGCGTCCAGCTGGACGGTTTCGGTGGCCAGCACCGTACCTTCGCCGTCGACGTGGATGCCGCCGCCCTCGTTGACCAGCGTCGAGGCGATCCGCTGAACGCCCGCCCATTCGGCGACCGCCGCGCCGATCTTCGAGTCCTTGTCCCACGATGCCCAGTCCTGGGCGCCCCAGCCGTTGAAGACCCAGTCGACGGCGGCAAGTTCCCCGGCGTCGTTGGTGACGAAGGTGGGGCCGATGTCGCGCATCCAGGCGTCGTTGAGTTCCGCAGTGCGGATTTCGATGCGCCCGTCGAGGTAGTCCGAAGCAATCGCGGTGTCGGAGGGATCCACGACCATGACCACTGGCGCGAACTCGGCCACGGCATGGGCAACATTGGCCCAGGTGGAGCGGGCCGCGTGGGCCTCGGCGTCGGTCTCTCCGAGGGTGTAGCCTTCGTGGGGGAATGCCATCCAGACGCGTTTCTGCGCCGAGGTTTCTGCGGGCATGGTCCAGTTCATGGTGTTGCTCCTGCGGGGGTTTGCTGCCTGAACGGGAGTGTTTGGCCGTGCCGCTTCCCGCCTGGATGCACCGGGGCGGGAGACTCCTGTCACAGTAAATGAATGTCGTTCGTTTTAGTATGGTGCCTTGGATCACGTTGCGCAAGGGGTAAAACGAATTTCATTCGTTAGACTCAAGGTCAGAACACAACAACCCAGGGAGTCTTCTTCGATGGCACGACCCAGCAGCCCGAAACTATCGGCACCGGCAATTGCCGCGGCGGCCCTCGAGCTCGTGGACGCCCACGGAGAATTCACGATTCCGCACCTGGCCAAGGTCATGGGGGTGAGTCCGTCGTCGCTCTACAACCACGTTTCGTCGAAGGACGACATCATTGAGATGATGCGCGGGCAGGCCATGGGGGAAATCGAGCTGCCCGACCCGGATACGGATTGGGTGCAGGCCCTGCGGCAGATCGCCAAGGGATACATGCGTTCCTACTCCAAGCACCCGCGGCTCATCCCGCTGCTGACGGCACACACCGTCCGTGACGAGCTGACGCTGAGGGTCTACGACCTGCTCGCCGAGGCCTTTGCCCGTGGCAGGTTCAGCGCAAGCGACTCCCTGGCCGCGATCACGGTGCTGGATTCGTTTGTGCTCGGTTCGGCGTTGGACGCCGCCGCGCCGTCCCAGGTGTGGGAATCAAACGAGGACTCCTCGGAGGCCTGGCGCACAGCGCTCGAGGCGGGACTGGCGGTCAGCGACAGGGCACAAACGACATTCGAGTACGGCCTGGAGATCCTGTTGGCGGGATTCTCCCTCCAGGCCGCCTCGGTTGTCAGCGTCGGTTAGCGCAGCAATTCGCGGATGTCGTCCGCGTTGAGCACCTTGCCGAAACCGGCGCCCTCGTCCATGACCGAGGAAATCAGCTGGCGCTTGGAATCCTGCAGCGCCACAACCTTTTCCTCGATGGTGTTCTTGGCAACCATCCGGTAGACCATCACGTTGCGCGTCTGACCGATGCGGTGGGCGCGGTCAACCGCCTGCGACTCCGCGGCGGGGTTCCACCACGGGTCCAGCAGGAAGCAGTAGTCGGCCTCTGTCAGGTTCAGCCCGAATCCGCCGGCCTTCAGCGAAATCAGGAACACCGGAGCCGCACCGGACTTGAACGAGTCGATGACCTCGGCGCGCTTGCGCGTGGAACCGTCAAGGTACGCGTAGGGCGTGCCCGCCGCCTCCAACCGGTCCGCGGCCTTCTTCAGGAAGGACGTGAACTGGGAGAAGATCAGTGCGCGGTGGCCCTCCGCGATGACATCCTCGAGCTGTTCGAAGAGCATGTCCAGTTTCGCGCTGGAAATGTCCGCATACTCCTCGTCCACCAGCGAGGCATCCAGCGAGAGCATGCGCAACAGCGTCAGCGACTGGAAGATCGTAAAGCGGTTCTTGTCCATGTCGTCGACCAGGCGCAGCACCTTCTGGCGTTCGCGCTGCAGGTGCGTGTCGTAGATCTTGCGGTGCTGCGGGGAAAGCTCCACGTGCAGCACCTGCTCCTGCTTCGGCGGCAGGTCCGTGACAACGGCATCCTTAGTGCGGCGCAGCATGAACGGGCGGATCCGCCGGCGCAGCCGCGACAGCGGTTCGTCGAGCCCCTGGCGCTCGATCGGGCGCTGGTAGTTTTCCGCGAAACGCACGGCGGAGGGGAACAGCCCCGGGGAAACGATGGCGAAGATCGACCACAGTTCCATCAGGTTGTTTTCCATCGGGGTGCCGGTGATGGCCAGCTTGAAGCGGGCGGGCATGTCCCTGGCCACGTGGTGGGCCTTGGTTGCCTTGTTCTTCACGAACTGGGCTTCGTCGAGGATCAACCCCGCCCAGGCGACGTCCGCATATGCATCCGCATCGAGGCGCAGCAACGTATAGGACGTCACCACGATGTCGTAGTCCTTGGCGAGCTGGGCCAGCGTCGCAGTGGCGCGGGTCTCGGTGTCGGTGATCGCCGCGACCTTCAGGCTCGGCGCAAAGCGTGCCGCCTCGTCCTTCCAGTTGGACACCACGGAGGTCGGTGCGACCACCAGGAACGGCGCGC
It contains:
- a CDS encoding 8-oxoguanine deaminase, translated to MTALWIKNPQGILSTTDAASGIVVRDNLIVELVPAGKVPTTPYAEVFDASNHVITPGLINTHHHFYQTLTRAWGPAANAPLFPWLQNLYKVWARLTPDALDAAVRVALAELLLSGCTTAADHHYLFPDGMDESIDIEVAAVRDFGMRATLTRGSMTLGEDDGGLPPQSTVQDLDVVLADSQRLIETYHERGAGASIQIALAPCSPFSVTTQAMSESAKLAGQFDVRLHTHLAETLDEEEFCLSKFGLRLLDYLESVGWLGPQTWLGHGIHFNDAEIRQLGAAGTAVAHCATSNMRLSSGIARVLELEAAGVPVGLGVDGSASNDGSNMILEARQALYLQRLRYGADVPVERALGWATEGSAKVLGRTDIGTIAVGKQADLAFFKTDELRFSGSHDPLASLLLCGADKADRVMVGGKWRVIDGAIPGLDLPELIQRHRKHARALVDLSAPIHQFS
- a CDS encoding APC family permease — encoded protein: MSQSTLKNSAATTPAPSAASGLVRGKGLASGQLGLFAAVMIGISTIAPAYVLTSSLGPTVQAIGTQLPAIFIIGFIPMFLVALAYRELNADTPDSGTTFTWVSQAFGPALGWLGGWGLLAANIIVLSNLAGVAVDFFYLFLAQATGNPALADLSGNNAINILTCLAFVGAAVFIACRGLTTTRLVQYVLVGFQLAVLAWFAISAFSKAADQPGHLAFDASWFNPMHIDSFSAFAVGLSLSIFAFWGWDVCLTMTEETKNGEKTSGMAAALTAVGVLAIYLLGSIATVMFAGVGDTGLGLRNPENSANVFTAIATPVMGPFAILLSLAVLSSCAASLQSTMISPARSLLAISHHGALPKRFSSLNKFKSPAFATIVAGGVSAGFYALMRVLSNNVLNDTILALGMMICFYYGITALACVWYFRHTALDSLRNFLLRLLAPLLGGIALVAVFIQTAVDSWDPAYGSGSEVFGIGLVFVIGVGIIALGALFLVGAAVRRPEFFGGRSLPKRAPDSERERV
- a CDS encoding agmatine deiminase family protein, which gives rise to MNWTMPAETSAQKRVWMAFPHEGYTLGETDAEAHAARSTWANVAHAVAEFAPVVMVVDPSDTAIASDYLDGRIEIRTAELNDAWMRDIGPTFVTNDAGELAAVDWVFNGWGAQDWASWDKDSKIGAAVAEWAGVQRIASTLVNEGGGIHVDGEGTVLATETVQLDAGRNPGITKEEVEAEFARTLGATKVHWLPRGLSRDSEEFGTRGHVDIVATIPSPGNVLVHTQHNPEHPDHAISREIITSFHGATDAAGRPFNVIEVPAPATLRDEEGFVDYSYINHLVINGGVVACTFNDPNDEKALAVLADAYPGRKVVGVDARELFARGGGIHCITQQEPATKDDES
- a CDS encoding TetR/AcrR family transcriptional regulator, with the protein product MARPSSPKLSAPAIAAAALELVDAHGEFTIPHLAKVMGVSPSSLYNHVSSKDDIIEMMRGQAMGEIELPDPDTDWVQALRQIAKGYMRSYSKHPRLIPLLTAHTVRDELTLRVYDLLAEAFARGRFSASDSLAAITVLDSFVLGSALDAAAPSQVWESNEDSSEAWRTALEAGLAVSDRAQTTFEYGLEILLAGFSLQAASVVSVG